The Urocitellus parryii isolate mUroPar1 chromosome 6, mUroPar1.hap1, whole genome shotgun sequence genome includes a window with the following:
- the Gdpgp1 gene encoding GDP-D-glucose phosphorylase 1, with protein MALLHYSKETSYLLPPNNEDWEEKGIPDFVYGQKELIVEGIQWPRNAPSALDIPTRFDSALCSAWRQRVELGLFRYRLGELQTQTLPGAVGFVAQLNVERGVQRRRPQNIKSVRQAFDPEQFNFNKIRPGEVLFRLHRKPNDCRAVQQEDILVIINVSPLEWGHVLLVPEPTLGLPQRLLPGVLRAGLETVLLSSHPGFRVGFNSLGGLASVNHLHLHGYYLAHRLPVEGAPSEALDPGGHLYLLQAVPAPGFLFYTSGPGPDLEALISRVCRATDYLTDHEIAHNLFVTRGAPPGKASTSTILTGVRVILWARKSNFGIKEGEAFNVALCELAGHLPVKTYQDFSSLTEEAALALIQDCLLPPAQADEIQEALVALMAQEEL; from the coding sequence ATGGCTCTTTTGCATTATTCAAAGGAAACTTCATATTTGCTACCTCCAAACAATGAGGACTGGGAAGAGAAAGGCATCCCTGATTTTGTCTATGGGCAGAAGGAACTTATAGTGGAAGGCATTCAGTGGCCAAGGAATGCACCCAGCGCCCTGGACATACCAACGAGATTTGACTCTGCCCTCTGTTCTGCCTGGAGGCAGAGGGTGGAGCTAGGGCTCTTTCGCTACCGCCTAGGGGAGTTGCAAACTCAAACCCTCCCTGGTGCTGTGGGTTTTGTGGCTCAGCTAAATGTGGAGCGAGGTGTACAGAGGAGACGTCCTCAGAACATCAAGAGTGTAAGGCAGGCATTTGACCCTGAACAGTTTAACTTCAACAAGATCCGGCCAGGAGAAGTTCTCTTCCGTCTGCACCGGAAGCCCAATGACTGTAGAGCTGTCCAGCAAGAGGACATCCTGGTGATAATCAATGTCAGTCCCCTGGAGTGGGGCCATGTGCTGCTGGTTCCTGAGCCTACTCTGGGGCTACCCCAGCGCCTGCTACCAGGTGTGCTGCGGGCAGGGCTTGAGACTGTGTTGCTGAGCTCTCACCCAGGCTTCAGGGTTGGCTTCAACAGCCTGGGGGGATTGGCTTCAGTGAACCACCTCCACCTGCATGGCTACTACCTGGCCCACAGATTGCCTGTGGAGGGGGCACCAAGTGAGGCTCTAGACCCAGGGGGCCATTTGTATTTGCTCCAGGCCGTACCAGCTCCTGGTTTCCTCTTTTACACTAGTGGGCCAGGGCCTGACTTAGAAGCCTTGATTAGCAGGGTATGTCGGGCCACTGACTACCTCACTGATCATGAAATTGCACATAACTTGTTTGTAACTCGGGGAGCTCCACCTGGAAAGGCGTCAACATCCACAATTCTCACAGGGGTCCGAGTAATTCTGTGGGCCCGGAAGTCCAACTTTGGAATAAAGGAAGGTGAAGCTTTCAATGTTGCCCTCTGTGAACTGGCTGGCCACCTCCCTGTCAAAACATACCAGGACTTCAGTAGCCTGACAGAGGAGGCTGCCCTGGCCCTCATTCAGGACTGTCTGCTGCCTCCAGCCCAAGCAGATGAGATACAGGAAGCACTGGTAGCCTTGATGGCCCAGGAAGAGCTGTGA